ggatttTGCAGTACGGCTCATCGCCTTTCCCGGccctctcggcagccgcagcctcccggcagtcagcgcacacggtagcttccttgccgggggcttcggccttagccttcttgccggtacttgttggggaacgtagtaatttcaaaaaaaatcctacgcacacgcaagatcatggtgatgcatagcaacgagaggggagagtgtgtccacgtaccctcatagaccaaacgcagaagcgttagaacaacgcggttgatgtagtcgtatgtcttcatgatccgaccgatccaagtaccgaacgcacggcacctctgagtttagcacacgttcagctcgatgacgtcccacgaactccgatctagcagagcttcgagggagagttccgtcagcacgacaacatgatgacggtgatgatgacgctaccgacgcagggctttgcctaagcaccgctacgatatgaccgaggtggattatggtggaggggggcaccgctaagagatcaatgatcaactgttgtgttctagggtgcccccatgccccgtatataaaggagcaaggggggaggccggccggcccctgtagggcgcgccaggaggaggagtcctcctcctagtaggagtaggactcccctttcctactcctactaggaggaggaaaggaaggaggagaaggagaaggaaggagagggaggaaaaggaggaaagggggccgcccccctagtccaattcggtttgggctaggggggccgcgtgccctgcctcctctcttcgaccacttggcccatgaggcccattacttcttcctcgtattcttgtaactccctggtacccccgaaaatacccgaatcactcggaacctttccgatgtccgaatatagtcgtccaatatatcgatctttacgtctcgaccatttcgagactcctcgtcatgtcccgatctcatccgggactccgaactaccttcggtacatcaaatcacataaactcataataccgatcgtcacagaactttaagcgtgcggaccctacgggttcgagaactatgtagacatgaccgagacacgtctctggttaataaccaatagcggaacctggatgctcatattggttcctacatattctatgaagatctttatcggtcaaaccgcataacaacatacgttgttccctttgtcatcggtatgttacttgcccgagattcgatcgtcggtatctcaatacctagttcaatctcgttactggcaagtctctttacttgttccgtaatacatcattccgcaactaactcattagttacaatgcttgcaaggcttatagtgatgtgtattaccgagtgggcctagagatacctctccgacaatcggagtgacaaatcctaatcttgatctatgccaactcaacaagtaccatcggagacacctgtagagtacctttataatcacccagttatgttgtgacgtttggtagaacacaaagtgttcctccggtaaacgggagttgcataatctcatagtcataggaacatgtataagtcatgaagaaagcaatagcaacatactaaacgatcaagtgctaagctaacggaatgggtcaagtcaatcacatcattctcctaatgatgtgatcccgttaatccaatgacaactcatgtctatggttaggaaacacaaccatctttaattaacgagctagtcaagtagaggcatactagtgacactctgtttgtctatgtattcacacatgtactaagtttccggttaatacaattctagcatgaataataaacatttatcatgaaataaggaaataaataatgactttattattgcctctagggcatacttccttcaatctcccacttgcactagagtcaataatctagttcacatcaccatgtgatttaacaccaatagttcacatcaccatgtgattaacacccatagttcacatcgtcatgtgaccaacactcaaaaggatttactagagtcagtaatctagttcacatcgccatgtgattaacactcaaagagtactaaggtgtgatcatgttttgcttgtgagagaagtttagtcaacgggtctgcaacattcagatctgtatgtattatgcaaatttctatgtcaacaatgctctgcacggagctactctagctaattgctcccactttcaatatgtatccagattgagacttagagtcatctggatcagtgtcaaaacttgcattgacgtaaccctttacgacgaaccttttgtcacctccataattgagaaacatatcctaattccactaaggataattttgaccgctgtccagtgatctactcctagatcactattgtactcccttgccaaactcaatgtagggtatacaatagatctggtacacagcatagcattctttatagaacctatgactgaggcatagggaatgacttttcattctcgttctattttctgtcgtggtcgggttttgaattttcactcaacttcacaccttaaaacacaggcaagaactttttctttgactattccattttgaactacttcaaaatctttgtcaaggtatgtactcattgaaaaatcttatcaagcatcttgatctatctctatagatcttgatgctcaatatgtaagcagcttcaccgaggtctttctttgaagaactcctttcaaaaactcttttatgctttccagaaaattctacatcatttctaatcaacaatatgtcatttacatatacttatcagaaaggctgtagtgctcccactcactttcttgtaaatacaggcttcaccgcaagtctgtataaaactatatgctttaatcaactcatcaaagcgtatattccaactccgacatgcttgcaccagtccacagatggatcgctggagcttgcacattttgttagcacctttaggattgacaaaaccttctggttgcatcatatacaactcttctttaataaatccattaaggattgcagttttgttatccatttgccagatttcataaaatgcggcaattgctaacatgattcggacagactttaagcatcgatacgagtgagaaaatctcatcgtagtcaacaccttgaactttgtcaaaaaacctttttcgacaagtctagctttgtagatggtaacactactatcagcgtccgtcttcctcttgaagatccatttattttctatagcttgccgatcatcgggcaagtcaaccaaagtccatactttgttcttaaacatggatcccatctcagatttcatggcctcaaaccatttcgcggaatctgggctcatcatcgcttcctcatagttcgtagattcatcatggtcaagtaacatgacctccagaactggattaccataccactctggtgcggaacgtactctggttgacctacgaggttcggtagtaacttgatctgaagtttcatgatcatcatcattaacttcctcactaattggtgtaggcatcactggaacagatttctgtgatgaactattttccaattcgggagaagctacaattacctcatgaagttctactttcctcctactcacttctttcgagagaaactccttctctagaaagaatccattcttagcaacgaatgtcttgccttcggatctgtgacggaaggtgtacccaacagtctcctttgggtatcctatgaagacacatttctccgatttgggtttgagcttatcaggatgaaacttttcacataagcatcacaaccccaaactttaagaaacgacaacttgggtttcttgccaaaccacagttcataaggtgtcgtctcaacggatttagatggtgccctatttaacgtgaatgcagctgtctctaatgcataaccccaaaacgatagtggtaaatcggtaagagacatcatagattgcactatatccaataaagtatggttatgacgttcggacacaccattatgttgtggtgttccaggtggcatgagtttgtgaaactattccacattgttttaattgaaggccaaactcgtaactcaaatatttgcctctacgatcagatcgtagaaactttattttcttgttacgatgattctatacttcactctgaaaatctttgaacttttcaactgtttcagacttgtgtttcatcaagtagatatacacatatctgctcaaatcatctgtgaaggtcagaaaacaatgatacccgccgtgagtctcaacactcattggaccgcatacatcagtatgtattatttccaataagtcagtggctcgctccattgttccggagaacggagtctttagtcatcttgcccatgaggcatggttcgcaagcatcaaaatgattcataatcaagtgattccaaaagcccatcagcatggagtttcttcatgcgctttacaccaatatgacctaaacggcagtgccacaaataagttgcactatcattattaactttgcattttttggcttcaatattatgaatatgtgtatcactacgatcgagatccaacgaaccattttcattgggtgtatgaccatagaaggttttattcatgtaaacagaacaacaattattctctaacttaaatgaataaccgtattgcaataaacatgatcaaatcatattcatgctcaacgcaaacaccaaataacatttatttaggtttaacactaatcccgaaagtatagggagtgtgcgatgatgatcatatcaatcttggaaccacttccaacacacatcgtcacttcactctcaactagtctctgtttattctgtaactcctgttttgagttactaatttttagcaaccgaacaagtatcaaatacccaggggctactataaacactagtaaggtacacatcaataacctgtatatcaaatatacccttgttcactttgccatccttcttatccgccaaatacttggggcagttccgcttccagtgaccagtccctttgcagtagaagcactcagtctcaggcttaggtccatacttgggcttcttcacttgagcagcaacttgcttgccattcttcttgaagttccccttcttccctttgcccttttcttgaaactagtggtcttgtcaaccatcaactcttgatgcttttcttgatttctaccttcgtcgatttcagcatcacgaagagcttgggaatcgtttccgttatcccttgcatattatagttcatcacgaagttctagtaacttggtgatagtgactagagaactctgtcaatcactatcttatctggaagattaactcccacttgattcaagtgattgtagtactcagacaatctgagcacatgctcactggttgagctattctcctccatcttgtaggcaaagtaatgtcagagatctcatacctctcgacacgggcatgagtatgaaataccaatttcaactcttgaaacatcttatatgttccgtggcgttcaaaacattcttgaagtcccagttctaagccgtaaagcatggtgcactaaactatcaagtagtcatcataccgagcttttgtcaaaacattcataacgtctgcatctgctcctgcaatagttctgttacctagcggtgcattaaggacataatacttctatgcagcaatgaggataatcctcagatcacggatccaatccgcatcattgctactaatatctttcaactttgttttctctaggaacatatcaaaaataaaacaggggagctaaacacgagctattgatctataacatagatatgttaatactaccaggactaagttcatgataaattaaagttcaattaatcatattacttaagaactcccacttagatagacatccctctaatcatctaagtgatcacatgatccaaatcaactaaatcatctacgaactctgccgggttcagcctcccatcatacttctttggtatctctagcttgaacgtgcgagctgatggccaacggacttgccgcagctcacgagtgaaggcagggcacccaacctcgaaaggcaggcacCCTCTATcctcgagcgcaggctcgtcgacgtcgGGACCATCGCACCCATTGGTCCGATGGTGCTCGTTGCGGCGTTGCTCGACGACGACGCGCGCGCCTCCCCTCCGCCTGTCCTCCGGGGCTTgccgttggcctggacgtgctagagggtcagaagaggccatcgagacatcatcGGGTTCTTGATTCCGCAACTCCCGTGCTGGTggccgtggtggggactgcaccgtgggggtggccccttccgtacgGCCGGCAGTGCGAGCTGTTTTCGTCGCTTGGGGAGGCCGCGGCGGGCCAACTCATTGTAAGCCCCCAGCCTCGGCGAAGCCaatcagactctgaatggtggctctccatccATCCATCTGATCGGCCGCCAACGGGAACTTCAacagcagctgggcccgcgccatggcctccgtagcGGTGCTTGGCATTGGTGATGAGGACGTAGATCGTACCATTGTCCGGCTTCTGACGGTGCCGGTGGTGACTACGTCACGCCCTCGCTGTTGCGAGCTAGCCACTTGGAGGGCACAGTGACGCGGTGAGGGCGCTTGAGGGCCAGTGGCTCCATTGGGCGCAGCGGCTGGGTCAGCCCGCTCCGGGGGAGGTGCGCTCCCTGCGGTCGTGCCCGTGGCAGGGACGGCCGGAGGATGGTGATTCGCCCCAGACCGGGTGCCACCACTGTGGTTGTGCCCTTCGTCGAGGGGAAGAGGTACAGACAGATTAACTCCTTCGTTCATTCCTCGTGGAGCATGACCACCGGgatgttgctgatgctgctctcctccggtGCCTCCCGCTCCTGCTTCGGTCACGGGGGAGGTGGTGACAACGCCGCCTGCGCCGACCACGTCCCCCGCAGCGCCCACATCCTCGTGCGCCTCCGCGTTCCCCGCGGCGTTGGCGGCCACGGGTcacggagccttcgaggtggacgggtgagctgcaacaccgggtttcttcttgggcgccatagtcgatggagccgtcgatgatgaaaattgcgatgaagatgacacgctgctcacgctttcaggttcgcgcaagtgatccccctatctagcgcgccaaagatgtcgcgggaaaccacaacCACCTCTAAAACCAAGAGCCCCtttctggttcggcggggggatggcacgttgcacaaagggCAGAGGAGTGTGGAATAGCacaacagagatcacacgggcagtctttacccaggttcgggccgccgtgaggcgtaaaaccctactctgctttggtggattgatggtggaaaaatggtggtgacCGCAACacgcttgcccggcagggttgcctcggggcgaaaacggctacgcgcgtatgagtgtgtgAGGGGATGGATTAGCCAACCAACCCCTTCtatggttgccttgggcctccttttatagataaaggggtcaccacagtggcaaatcagtcattatgcactgattagatagcgaacagtgctatcatacctaactctgcaagctgacagagcgcattaaatgcgccgctcaatgtcACGTCTCAGCTCGCCCGGCAGGCCCtgtcgggctgttttgccagctttgcGCCTGGTTGTTCGACACGTCGTAGGACGGGGGTCACTTTGAGGTATTTCCTgtaggaagtggccgccatgtggcgaatagcagccacttagtcactttggagcttgacatTGCACTGATCGACAACGTGCGTCgtgatgaggtggtgcggtggggTGGATCTGCCTCTgtaagccccggcaggcctgccgggatgaTCCGAAGGTTTACTTCCGGGGGCAACCCcatccttgccaggctcgcctacccggcaagggagATTTTTCCTTTAGCAATATCTTGCctctctggctagtcttggtccTCTTGGTCTTCTTGTGCTGCACGTTGGTCCTTCGAAGAATTGATCCCTTGTGCTCCAATCTGACCTTGGTGCTGTGATCTTgttctcgtgcctgtgcacagtctgggcaacggacctagggtttgttgcaccgacagcaTCCGGGTGCACCAAGCGCGGTGTCATTGGCATTACTGCCAGTCATTGTCATGGCCAGATGTAACCCTCCACGACTGACACCTCGACCTGCACTGCATCCCGGTGCTAGCGGTGTCGCGGTCGCTGTGGGCGCACGCAGAAGACGTGCGCAAGTGCCGCGCCCTCCTCACGCCGGAGCAGGAGGCTGCCTACCTAGAGCACTGGCGACAGGTCCACCTGGTGGCGGAGCACACCGACAACGAGCGCTAGATGTAGGCCGAGCGCGAGGATGAGGAGTGTCGTGCCCATTGGGcatgggaggaggaggaagagcgtcGGGAGACGAAGGAGAAGGAGCGCGCCCGCCGCGCAGTAGTGCAGCCGGCGGGGTagacggcgaaggaggcggcgctgGCGGCGTGGGAGAGCGCATTACCCGGGGCTAGGTCGGCTCATCGACCTCACCGGCTTAGGGAGGGATGATGACGCCTAGGGTAGCGCGCTAGGGCGCAAGTTTTTTAATGTTTATTTTAAGTTTTATTAATGTTTAAGTGGACTTTTGCCGGCGGTCGTTTGATGTTTAATGAAGTTAAACTTGAATGGATGTTTTCATATTTTTTATAAGTAGGCGCAAAAAAAATATGTCGGGCCACCGTTTAGTTCAAGGACCGACCCAAACGAAAAAACAGACACAGCAGTCCGTTCGCCCGATACAAACGGACATAAAACAATTAAAATGTGGGTACTTGACGCGTTCGAGTTGCTCTGAACCCTCACCGGCCGGGGAAACAATTTTTTGAGCAGGGGTGTTGCCAACGTGCACGCATTATTCTTTCCAAACATTGTACAGAAATAGCTTAAAGAAAATGATAATAGAAACCAGGACATTAGAGTAATTGGTAAATAAACATATTTTTATCCAGCTGACACGATGTGCGACTGGAAATCATGCACACACGATGTGCAATCCCCGAAACCCCGTGCCGTGAGCAGTTCACACGGCCTTGAGCTTCTGGGCGATGCCGGCAAAGTACTTTCCCTGGTGCGCCGCCAAGGCAAGCTCGGCATCGCTGGGCATTCTGCTGCCATCGGCGCTGGCGAAGGTGCCAGCTCCGTATGGGCTGCCGCCCTTGACCTCGTCCATGGCGAACATGCCGGCGCCGTGCGTGTAGCCGACAGGCACGAACAGCATGCCGTGGTGCGTCAGCTGCGTCACGGCCGTGAGAGCAGTGGTCTCCTGGCCGCCGCCCTGTGTGCCCGTGGCGAAGAAGACGCCCGCGGGCTTGCCGGCGAGGGACTGCTCCTGCCAGAGGCCGCCGGTGGAGTCAAAGAAGGCCTTCATCTGCGCGGCCATCATGCCGAACCGCGTCGGGAAGCCGAACAGGATGCCGTCGGCCTCAGCCAGCTGCCGCGCCGTTATGACGGGGTGATCCTCACGCCCCGGCGCCGCGTGCATCTTCCCCAGCACATCCTCCGGCAGCGTCTCCGGCACCCGCCAGACGGTGACCTCGACGCCAGGGACGGAGTCGGCGCCCTTCTTAATCTCCTCCGCAAGCGTCGCGACGTGTCCCCATGTCGAATAGTACCTGAATCGATGCAGATAAACGAAAAAAAATGGAGTAATAAGCAAACCATTGAGGTAACTAGCCGGAAGAAGAGTGAGCAGAGCATAGGCGGAGCATTACACGATGTAGATCTTGGTCGCCATTGCCGATCGGCAGCTAGACAATTCTACTGTAAAATTGGTTGTTTTCTAAATTGCTTTGCTTCCTTTTGCAGTGTAGGTAGCTGGCGAAGAAAGATGCCGGACAGGCTCCGGTATTTGTAGGGGAAGCTGGAGCCTTGAGGATTGTTAACTTGACGTCTTGTAGTTGTAGTCTTGCAGATTATTTAAAAACGATTCTTGAGAAAAAGAAGATGAACATCACCCGGCGGTGCTAATTATGAGTCTTGTGTAGTGGGTATAAAAagaacagttttgctagaactcatctagatgagatttaatttggtctcattcatcttttatagccattggatgtgatgctataagatgcgtg
This region of Triticum aestivum cultivar Chinese Spring chromosome 2D, IWGSC CS RefSeq v2.1, whole genome shotgun sequence genomic DNA includes:
- the LOC123049278 gene encoding quinone-oxidoreductase QR2, which codes for MATKIYIVYYSTWGHVATLAEEIKKGADSVPGVEVTVWRVPETLPEDVLGKMHAAPGREDHPVITARQLAEADGILFGFPTRFGMMAAQMKAFFDSTGGLWQEQSLAGKPAGVFFATGTQGGGQETTALTAVTQLTHHGMLFVPVGYTHGAGMFAMDEVKGGSPYGAGTFASADGSRMPSDAELALAAHQGKYFAGIAQKLKAV